The genomic region GGTTCATACGGCTCACGCTTTGAGCGATTTTGCCGTAGGCGCCGTTCAAGTTCAGTATGCGTACGACAATCGTAATACCGCCTCCGGCGTTAACGTCGGTTCCGGTCTTTATGAAAACTCAAGTTGGGCTGTCCGCAGTTGGGATGCGGAGCAGGGGAACTACGGAACTCTTTTGGCCGGACACGACATCTTTATAAACGCGGTTTTGTATGACGGAACGGCGGATAATTCTGGCGGCCTGTCTACGAGTCTTTCTCATACGAAAACGCCCGTCTTATTTGCCGATAAGGATCCTGACGCCGCTTCCGTTTCGGTTCAATACAATTATAATACCGGAAGCGATTTGCGCGTGTGGCTTCCTTCTACGTCTCCTTCAGATGTGTTCCCAAGTCTTTCATCTGCAAATAATTCCGGATTTATAAAGTTTGAGGACGGATATTTTATAAATCCGCCTTTGTCTACGGCGGCGGGATTTTTACTTCCGGTAACTACGGACAGCCATTATAGCGATTGGAAAGCCGGCGATCAGATTACATTTATGTTCGGCCTTGTAGATAGTTCGAATAGCGAAATAAAGATTTGCCATACTCCCGTATATCCGAATATATTGAACTATTCAGGCGTAAATGACACTGCAAAAGCTCCGTTATACGCACTTCGGCTAAAAGATCCTAACGACATAGCGTCTATAGACCTGTGGTCGTTTAAGCTCAAAGACTTGTCGCTGCAGCGCGGCGGCGTAAGCATATTTAATAACGTCATAAATGTGAATGCAGGTGAAAAAGTCGTAATTCAAGTCGATATGCCCCAAAACGGCGAATTGAATGTTGCCGTTATGACGTTAGACGGCAATATCGTAACTTATTTACAGCACGGAAGAGCATCTCAGGGCGTTCACAATTACAGGTGGGACGGAAAAAACAATGCGGGAACTAAGGTTGCGCGCGGCATGTATTTTATACGCGTTTCAGGCTCGGGCTTTGACGAGACCAGAAAGGTAATGGTAGTAAAAGAGTGACGTTCGGGGCTTTATACACCGGATTTTCGGCTGATTCGCAGCAGCACGGATGGCCGGCGGCCGACGCTGCCGGGATTTACGGTGCATAGCGGATTTTCGGCATCGCGGAATTTTTACGGCGAATTCACTTATTGACAATTTTTTTTTTTGCCTATATATTCTTATCTGTTACGCCGCTGTAGCTCAGTTGGTAGAGCAAAGGACTGAAAATCCTTGTGTCGTCAGTTCGATTCTGACCGGTGGCATTCTTTTCTATTACCCGTAATAAGGCTCCCGCAACAGCCGTGTCGGAATTATGGAAGTTGTTATAATCGCAGTCACTCTTATCGCTACTCTGGTCGGTTCAATCAGCGGAATAGGCGGGGGAGTGATCATAAAACCGGTTATGGACGCCGTCCTTGACATTCCCGTCTCATCGATCAGTTTTCTTTCAGGTACAACCGTTTTGGCAATGACCGTCGTCAGTATTTTTTTTAAAAATAAAAACGTCCGCTTGGATCGTCCCAGAGGAACCTTTCTTGCCTTGGGCGGAGGTATCGGAGGCATTTTCGGCAAAATGCTTTTTTCAGCGGTAAAACTCCGCGCCGGCAATGATTCTGCCGTAGGCATAACGCAAAACATCTTAATGATAATTCTTACCGGCTCCGTGTTTTTTTATGTGTTATACAAGGACAAAATCAAAACCTACGACATAAAAAATGCTTTTTTTTGCGTGTCGGCGGGACTGTTTTTGGGAATCTTAAGTTCGTTTTTAGGAATCGGCGGCGGCCCGATTAATATTATGGCTCTTTCTCTATTTTTTTCTTTGGACAGCAGGAACGCCGCGCTTAATTCACTCTATATCATATTTTTTTCACAGATAATGAATCTCATTTTCAGCGTTATCACCGGCAGCGTTCCCGATTTTTCATGGCCGCTATTGATTTGCATGATTGTCTGCGGCGTTGCGGGCGCTTCCGCAGGACGGCAGGTGTCCAAAAAAATGGACAACCGAGCCGTCGACCGGCTGTTTATGGGTATCATGCTTGTTATCATATTCATATCGGTCTATAATGTATTCCGTTTCTTAAAATATTGAATGAAACGTCGCTGTGAATGCGATAAATTACATAACTTAGACGCAGAAGGTCGCCGATTTTTAGAGGCTGTTGACGGCAAGAGGCACAGATGTTCACATTTATGAGGCGATGTGATATTATAACAGCGCACGTACATCATTTATGGGAGGAAAATATGAAAAAAATCGCTTTTTTAAAGCGTGCGACAGCGATGATGCTTGCATCTTCGCTGTTTTTTGTTTCTTGCGGAGGCAAATTCAAAGCGGGAACCTATACCGGCGAAGGCACCGGAATGGGAGGCAAACTTGCCGTCTCAGTGACGCTTTCAGATAAAGCGATCGAGTCCGTTGAAATCACTTCGCATAATGAAACGCCCGGATTGAGCGATGCGGCCAGAACGGCTATTCCGTCGGCGATCGTTGCCGAACAACGCACGAATGTAGACGTCGTAAGCGGAAGTTCGATCACGAGCCGCGCGATTATGCAGGCGACGGACGCCGCTTTGAAAAGCGCGGGTGTTAACGTAGAAAAGCTTAACGCAAAGAATACGCCGAGAAATGTTGCAAAGGCCGAAGACGTTGATATGACGGCGGATGTCATTATCGTAGGAGGCGGAGGCGCGGGGCTTGCCGCTGCGATTGCGGCGACGGATGAAGGCGCCAACGTCATCGTTGTAGAAAAGACGGGGATTTTCGGCGGCAACTCGATCGTTTCAGGCGGTATTTATAACTGCCCGGATCCCGCTCTTCAAGATCACGCCGATATTAAAAGCAGCCTTAACCCGCTCGTCGAAGCCGCTCTTGCTGAAAAACCGGTAAGTCCACTTCACGCACAGGTACAGGCAACCGTTAGAAAGCAATTCGACGCATTTAAGAAAACCGATAAAAAAGTTTTTGACAGCCCGGAATGGTTCGCTCTTCAAACGTGGAACGGCGGCGACAAAGTCGGCGACTTGGATCACTTGCTTGTGTTCGCATCACAAGCTTATCCCGCGCTCGAATGGCTTAAATCCATGGGCATGGAATTTGCAAATAAAATCAATTCCGCAAGCGGTTCTCTCTACATGCGTACGCATACGTCGGTCATGCCGAACGGTACCGGTTATTTCAAAGCGTTTGAAGACACGCTTGCAAAACGGAGCGACAAATTTACCGCACTCATGGACACCGAAGCGAAAAGTTTGATAATGGACGGCAACGACGTTGTAGGCGTAAATGCGGTAGGCAAAGCGGGGAATAAAGTGACGCTGCACGCAAAAAAAGGCGTTATCCTTGCGACCGGCGGTTTTGCAGGAAACGTTCAGATGCGGCAAAAGTATTGTCAAACCGGTAAGTGGCCCGATTTAAGCGAAAAAGTCATTACGACGAATGTGGCAAGCGTTACCGGCGATGGCATTTTTATGGCACAGAACGCGGGCGCCGAACTCATCAACATGGAACAGATACAGCTGCTCCCGTATGCAAATCCATGGACGGGCGCGACAAGCGATATTACGCTCACGTACAGCGCAAGCATGTATATAAATAAAGAAGGAAAGCGCTTTGTCCGTGAAGACGGCCGCCGCGACGAAATGTCTCTTGCAATTATTGCGCAGCCCGACGGTCTTATGTATCAACTGTTCAGCGCGGACACCGTACCCGATCCTGCGAAAGGCAAGACGCTCGGCGGCAAAAGCGTAGCGTACTTTCTCGACAATCATCTGGCAGGATACGTATCGGGCGCGACGCTTGCGGATCTGGCAAAAACGCTCAATATGGATGCCGCCGTTTTGCAAAAAACGGTCGATGATTTTAATACCTATGTTGACGGTTCGGCAAAAGATCCGCTCGGACGCATTACGTGGACGAAAAAATTGCTAACCGGTCCGTGGTATGCATATCCGAGAAAGCCTGCGACGCATCACACTATGGGCGGCGTAAACGTCGATAACGATGCTCATGCGCTTCGTTCCGACGGTACGATTATAAAAGGTCTTTATTGCGCTGGAGAAATTACCGGAAATTATCACGGTGCGAACCGGCTCGGCGGCAACGCTATCGTAGACTTTTGCGTGAACGGCCGTAAAGCGGGCGCTAACGCAGCCAAAGGATTGTAATAAAAAGCATAGAGGACGGCATCCTGTTTTTAAGGGTGCCGTTTTTTATCATGAAATCGGCTTGTAAAACCTGCTACATTACAACGTGCAATTTTTTGCAAAGAGCCTCTTGCAGCGTCTGGCTGTCGCCTTGTGTCGTACAGCCGGGCAAGTCGGGAAACTCAACCCAAAAACCGCCGTCTTCTCCGTGAAGAAGAGCGGGATATATTGCTTTAATTTATCGACTTCAGAAGTCGTTATTCCGGGAAAGGAAAGCAATTCCATTTCAGATATAACGGAAAGGCCAATGCGTTTTAATAAATAGGGCTTCATACAAGGATCTCCGGAAAGAAGATAAATAAGCGCATTTGTATCGGCTATACAGTCAATTCCATTCATTCCGCATTTCCTTTTGTAGCGCAAGGCCGTCGCGCCATATTTTTACGCTGCCGAAATATTTTGATAAATCATGTCCGGATGTTTGTTCGGTGTTTTTTTTGTAACGGTATAAAATGTATTCGACGTAATTTTCAATATCCGCAAGATATTCCTGCGGTACCGTTTTTATCTGTTCAAAAAGTGTTTCGTACGCCATGTATATCTCCAGTATTAACGCAATTCATCTTATTATACTTCAAGTTTTTGTTTTTTTCTATTTTTTATGAAAAATAGATAGGTCTTGATTTGAGAAAATGTTTAACGTCGGCAGCCGACGGCGTAAGCCGCGCGGTATGGCAGGCACGTTTCAGGTCGGATGCACAAAAAGCTGTTGAAAAATCATCTTGAGAGTCTGAGGGTTTTAACATATAATACTGGGATATGGAATGGTTGATAATAAAATCGGATGAGCGAATAAAGCCTGATTATGTTTCGCCTGTTGAAGAGTTTCTGTTAAAGCGTGAACAGAAATTTTCAGCCTTGTGCCGGGAAGACGTAAAGGCTCTTCACTCCGGAAAGAGATTAAAAACGGTCTTTAAAAAATTCACGCATGTGGTAATTACAGATGAAGACTTTTGCAGACTTCCTGCTTCCGATTCTTTGCTCTCCGGAATGCAGTTTTTTCTGCTCGGAGAAATAGCCGGGCGGAATCTGCCTTTATATTGCGTAAATCTGCCTTTCCTCACTAAGCTTGACGATTCTATCTTGAATTTTACTTCCGTAAAAGAAACAGTCGATTTTCTTGACAGAGAATATGCGCAGATTGAAAAGGCAGACATACGCCGCGTTGCGACCGAAGAACTTTTGTCAAAGGGAATTCCCGTTACTCCCGAATGTTTTGCAAGCTTTATCGTAAAAGACAAACTTCCCGTTTGCCGCCTCTTTATTAAGGCGGGAGTAGATGTAAATTCCCGCGATCCCACCGGAACGCCTATGCTTAACGTCGCAGTTAGAAGTGAAAACAAAAAAATCGTTTCATGGCTGATATCCGAAAATGCGGACATTAATTTGTGCTCTCAAGACCGCGGATACTCGGCTGTAATGGACGCAGTATGGAAATCGAACGAAGCGATAATAAAGCTTCTTGTCGCACAGGGCGCCGACCTTAACTGTTTAAGCAAGGACGGGCAATCCATCCTTGTTCTTGCAGTGGGCATAGGAAAAGAAAACATCTGCCGCATACTTGCCGAAGGCGGAGCGGATCCTGACATAAAAGATTCTATGGGTATGTCCGCCTATGAATATGCCGTATTATTCAAAAATGAAAAGATCGTAAAGGTTCTTGCGCCTTTTCACAAGGAAAGCGACTGAAATTATGTATAGAGTCGTCTTTACGGGAGGCGGAACGGGCGGACACATATATCCGGGAATTGCCGTCGCCGACGAGTTAAAGCTGCTTTTTGAAAAAAAAACGCCTTCCGAAGATCTTGAAATTTATTGGATAGGCAACCGTTCGGGTATGGACCGTATGATCGTTGAAAAAAGCATGGGGCCTGACGGGAAATGCTCTATTACAGGGTTTTACGGCATTCCGTCGGGAAAATTCCGCAGAAATTTTTCATTTAAAAACTTTATCGACGTATTTAAAATTCTAGGCGGACTTCTAGCTTCTTTTTTTATTTTGTTGAAATTAAAACCGGATCTGCTTTTTTCAAAAGGAGGTTTCGTTTCCGTTCCTCCGTGCATATGTGCCGGAATACAGAAAATCCCGGTTTATACGCACGAGTGCGATTTTACGCCCGGCCTTGCTACCCGCATAAACAGTAAGAGCGCTTTTCGCGTTTTGTTGTCTTATACCGAAACAAAACGCTTTTTCTCCGTTAAAGCACAAAATAAGCTTATAGTTACCGGAAATCCCGTCAGACCGTCATTTTTTCAGGCGGATAAAAACAGAGGCTTGGATTTTTTAGGACTGGCTCAAAAGGATCTTGACAGACCTCTGCTTTTGGTTTTGGGCGGAAGTTCCGGTTCCAAACAGATTAACGATCTTGTTGCGGAAAATCTTTTGTGGCTTACCGAGCGTTTTATTGTTATCCATCAGACGGGACGTCAACTTGAGCGTCAGATAAGATCCGTTTTTGAACCGTCCGTTGACGAATGTCCTTCGAATAGAACGGATTTAGCCGAAATGCATGGAAAATGTTACAAACCTTACGAGTTTATTTATACTCAAATGCCTGACGTTATCGCCTGTTCAGACATAGTGCTGTGCCGCGCAGGTTCGAATTCCTTGTGGGAATGCGCCGTTCTTAAAAAGCCCATGGTTCTTATTCCCTTGTGCGGAAAGGCCACCCGCGGCGATCAAGTCGAAAACGCTTCGTATTTTGAAAAAAACGGCGCCGCGCTGACTTTGGTCGGCGACAAAGCCGATTCCGATCATTTAAAAAAGGCCTTGACGATTATGGAAGACAAAGAAAAAAGAAATTCTTTTTCCGCTGCGTGCGAAAAAAGAATCGCGCAGGAAAGACCTGCAGCATTTATTGCCTCTTTGTTGTATAATAAATTAATAAATAACGATATAAAAGGAAAAAAAAATGTTTAATGCTATCGATGTTTTTTTTGTGTTTGTGCTTTTGATATTTGCGCTCATGGCGGCCGCAAAGGGACTTATTAAAGAATTTTTCGGCAAGGCTTCCGTTATTTGCGGTATTGCCGCAGCCGTAGTTTTTTACGGCCGGCTCGCATTTTATGCAAGCAATTATATCAAAAATGAAATTATTTCACGGATACTTTCGTTCCTTGTAATATTCATTGTCGTATATCTTTTAATAAAGATAATACAGCATCTTAGCGCGAAAATTTTTTCAAGTGAAATCATGGGCGGCCTTGATCACGCTTTGGGTTTTTTGTTCGGATGCGCGGAAGGGCTTGCGGTTATTGCGTTTTTGATTGTTCTTATGCGAGGTCAGCCTTGGATTGATTTTCGTAAAATCCTGTCGGGCAGTTTTTTTTATAATATGCTTGCAGATATTATATCGGGACCGTCAAAGTACATGCAGGGATTTTTTGCCTGATGTTCGACAATATTTTGTTCCAAAATGTCGTTTCGGAACTTAAATGCGCCGTCTTGGATAATAATCTTCCGGGTGCTAATCTGTTTTCAGGCCCCTCGTCTTCGGGAAAGCTCACCTGTGCGCTTGAAACCGCGCGCGTTCTTTCATGTAGAAGTGAAAAAAGAGGCGAGTGGAACTGCACTTGCGCTTCCTGCGTGAGGCACAGGTCTTTGACAGCCTCCGATATTTTACTGACAGGCCCCAGAGATTGCTGCCTTGAAATTTCCGCAGCAAAAAAAACTTTCCTCGACGCGGTAAATTCAAACGCCAAATTCATAAGGGCTGCGCATTACCTTTTTATACGCAGCATAAAAAAACTTACTCTCAGGTTTGATCCAGTGTTATGGGACGGCGACGATAAAATTTCAAAAATCGCGGTTCTAACGTCTTCCATAAACGAAGGACTTGAAGAAATAGACGTTTCCCGTACACTTCCGCCTGAAAAAGAACTCGTAAAAATTTGCAATGATCTTGAAAAGCAGTGTGCAAAACTTGAAGATGAGTTTATGTATGATTCTATCCCTGTGCTGCACGTGAGGAACGCTTCATCGTGGGCGCACTTGCCTTCCAATTCCGGTAAAAAGATCATAATAATTGAAAACGCCGACCGCATGCTCGAAGGAGTGCGCAACGCTCTTTTAAAAATACTTGAAGAACCTCCGGCAGACACGGTTTTTATTCTTACAACGACCAGACGAAGCGCCGTCATGCCCACAATACTTTCCCGTGTGCGAACATATTCTTTTAACGACCGCACTGTAGAACAGCAGGCTGAAGTTATTTCCCGCATATTTCACAGTCCTCAGACACTAAACGCCGATCCCGTTCATTCCGATCGTCTTTCTTCCGCTTCCTCCGGCTTGTCATCTTCCGTTCGTCCCTGTGCCTCTCCTTCTTACTCTGCCGGCGGTGCCGGTATTGGTAGTGTTTGCGGCATCGGTGGTGTCAGTATAGAACAATTCCTTTATGAATTTCTTCCTGTTCCTCCGGCTTCGATAAAAGAGAGCGCAAAAACTTTTATGAAAGCCGTTTCACGTTCAAAAATTCCTGACGTTCAGGCTGTTTGCAAGGCCTGCGGTAATTTTTCGCTTAAGACCGTTTTAAAGATGTTTTTACAGCAATGTCTGAATTTTACGCGGCCTCTTTTTAAAAGCGCCGCCGGAAGTGAAGCTGCAAAAGAAATTTCAGAATCGCTTCATAAATGCATGAATAATGTTTTATCGTACAATCAATCTCCTCAAGGAGCTCTTGAGCAGCTTGTGAGAGAACTCTTAAAGATAACTGCGGTTCGTCCGGGAATTTTGCCGTGCATGGATTTGTAAAACGCGTTTCTCAAAAAGTTTCAAAACTCTCTCCCGTACAGATCGAACAGCTTTTTAACAGTGTAAGCGACGAAAACGAAACCTTAAACAGCGTGTTCGAATCCATTCCCATAGGTATTTTGGTTGTAAACAAGTCTTTTATAGTCCAAAAGGCCAATAAGGCCGTAGGCCGTTATATTCCTTTTAAGATTCATCCTGAAGATCCTAAGGCTGAAAACACTCCGCTTTGGAATCTAATAGACGATGCTGAAATCGCGTCGTTTATAGAAACCTGTTATAAGCAGGACAAGACTAATTTGTGTTCGGAATTTACGGTTACGACTTCGGGCGGTTCTGCAAGATTTATAACGCTTACGCTCATCCCGCTTGTGCGAAGATATAATTCCGCAGGAACCATTATTTCCGTCGCCGACAATACCGAAAAGCGGAACCAGGATGTGCTTTTGCGCCGCATGGAAAGCCTTGCGAGCCTTACGAATCTTGCGGCAAGCGTAGCGCACGAAATAAAAAATCCTTTAGGGGCGATCGGCATACACATTCAGCTTATTCAAAAGGCTCTTAAAAAAGCGCGGGAAGGTGGAGGGCTTTTGCCGGATAAAAAATTTATTGAAAATTATTTGAATGTGATAAATGAGGAAATAGATAACCTTAATAAAATCGTAGTCGACTTTTTGTTTGCGGTGAGGCCTATAAGCGCCAACCTCGAACTGAGCGATCCTAACGCTCTTATCGAACGGCTTTCCGAACTTTTTAAGCCGGAATTCGCACAAAACAACATAGAAACGGACATTGAATTATGCGATGCGTCTCCGCGCCTTTTGATTGATGAAAAGCTTTTCCATCAGGTCATAAGCAATATAGTTCAAAATTCTATCGCCGCGATAAAAGAGCGTTCTTTAGGGGACGAATCTTTTAAAGGGCGTTTTTCAATAGTCTCCCGCACGGATAACGATAGATACGTTCTCATCTTATCCGATAACGGCATAGGCATGAGCGAAAAAACTCTTTCTCATATTTTCGAGCCTTATTATACGACTAAACCTAACGGTACGGGGCTCGGTATGACGATGGTCTACAAGATTGTTAAAGAATTTTCCGGCGAAATCGACGTTACTTCCGCAAGGGGAAAAGGATCCGTTTTTACAATCTCATTGCCGATTCCGCAGACGGGCATGCGCCTTTTACCGCACGACGAGGAAATAAAAAATCCTCCTGCGGTTAAAATCGAGGATGAAATATGAAATTTACGATTTTAATAATAGATGATGAAAAAAACATAAGAGAAGGGCTTGCAGCTTCGTTTGAAATGGACGGATACGATGTGTGCGTGGCCGCAGACGGGCAAGAGGGGCTTTCTTATATAGAAAAAGGCGGAATAGACCTTGTGATAACCGATCTGCGTATGCCCGGAATAAGGGGAGAAGATCTTCTTCGCCGCGTTACGACTGAATCTCCGGGAATACCTGTTATAGTGCTTACAGGGCACGGCAGCATAGACGCCGCCGTAGAAGCCATGCATAACGGCGCCTATGATTTTTTGACCAAGCCTTTAAATCTTGATCGTCTGGGACTTATCGTAAAACGCGCTCTTAAAAACCGGGAACTTTCTCTCAGGCACAGGCAGCTTCAGGAAGAACTTGAAGGCCGCCATTCATTTGACAACATGATCGGCAAAAGCGCCGAAATGCAAAAAGTTTTTGAACTGATACGGAAGGTCGCTCCGTCCAAGGCATCGGTGCTTATTACAGGAGAGAGCGGAGTAGGTAAGGAACTTGTAGCGGATGCGATACACAATCTTTCGCCGAGAAAAGAAAATTCCTTTATAAAAGTACATTGCGCCGCACTGTCCGAAACGCTGCTGGAATCGGAACTGTTCGGGCATGAAAAAGGAGCGTATACAGGAGCCGACAGCCTTGTTAAGGGGAGGTTTGAGCTTGCTCATGGCGGCACGATATTTCTTGACGAGATTGGAGAAATAAATCAAAACATTCAAATAAAAATTTTGCGCGTCTTACAGGAAAAGAAATTCGAACGCGTGGGCGGAACGCAGACTATCGAAGTTGACGTGCGCATTATAACTGCTACCAATAAGAATCTTGAAGAAGAGGTAAGGGCAGGGCGTTTTCGTGAAGATTTGTATTACAGGCTGAATGTCATACACATACACGTGCCGCCCTTGCGCGAACGGAAAGACGATATCCCCCTTTTGGCAAGCGGATTTTTAAACAGATTCGCAAAAGAAAATCACAAGGATATAAAAGGCATCGATCCTCGCGCAAGGGCGGCCTTATACAAATATGACTGGCCGGGCAATATTCGGCAATTGCAAAACTGTATTGAAAGCGCCGCCGTAATGTGCAGCGGAAACGAGCTTACCTTGGAAGACCTGCCTCCGTCCGTGAGCCACGTTTCTTCCGACGCTCAAATTTCGGTTCCTGCAGGCATAACCTTGTCCGAAGCGGAAAAGATAATAATCTTGCAGAATTTGGCAGTTTTAAAAGGAAACAAGTCGAAGACGGCGGAAGTTTTGGGCATAGGACGTAAGACTTTGCATCGTAAGCTTTCCGAATACGGCATAGAAGGCAGCGAAATCTTGCCTGAGGACGGCACGGCAAAAAACGATGCCGCCGCGTCAAAATCTGCGGAAAGCGGCGCCTGACGCGACAATCTAATTAAGATTTTCAAGCTTTCGGAAACGGGTCTGTCCGAAAAGTAACCGACTTTCGAGACGGAGCCTTGATACTAAATTATAGTTCCTGCCGGCAGGATCACGCCTTTTCGTATGACTATAATACCGTCCGAACTGTAAAACAGTCCGTGATCGCCGTTTTCATATTTGTTTCCGTCTACATTTATGCGGCAGTTATCACCTATACAAGAATTCTTGTCTATTATGGTTTTTGCGATCTTACAATTTTTTCCTATGCCCATAAACGGAATGCCTTTTTTCAATTTTTCCTCTTTTTCGGCAGTCGTTTCGTAAAAATCGCTTCCCATTGTAATCACGCCGTCAAGTTCCGTTCCCGACTCGATGACGGATCGTATTCCTATTACCGATCGATTTATGCTTGCCCTTGTGACCACACAGCCTTCGGACGTCATTGAATTTTTGATTATCGCTTCGTTATGCTTTGACGGAGGAAGGTTTCTCATCTTCGTGTAGATCGGCTCTTCTTCGTCATAAAAGTTAAACGGCGGATCTATGTCGGTTAGGGCCAAAGTCGCGTTATAAAAACTTTCTATCGTTCCTATGTCTTCCCAATATCCGTTAAAAATATAAGAGTTTATGTGCTTTGTTTTTATAGACATCGGTATTATTTCTTTACCGAAGTCGGGATATATGTTGTCAAGAACTTCTTCCATAACCGGCGCGTTAAAGATGTATATGCCCATCGAAGCCAGATATTCTTTTTCCGGCGGAAGATCTCCCCGCGCATTTTCGGGGATTTTCCAGTCGTCGATATTCATGTCGCTGCCCGGTTTTTCCATAAATTCGATGATGGTCTTTTTTTCATTTATCTTCATTATGCCGAACCCGGAAGCGTCTTTTCTGTTTACGGACGTAGTTGCTATGGAAATATCCGCGTTCGATTCCAGATGCTGTTCCATGAATTTTTTTAAGTCCATTCGGTAAAGCTGGTCGCCTGAAAGTATTATATAATGCGTGGGCTTTTGCGATTTAAAATGTATGAAATTTTTACGCACCGCGTCTGCTGTTCCTTCGTACCATCCTGAATGTTCCAGAGTCTGTTCCGCGGCAAGTATTTCAACAAAGCCGTTTGAAAAGCGGTCGAAGTTAAAAGAATTGGAAATATGAAGATGCAGTGAAGCGGAATTGAATTGGGTTACAAGATATATTTTTCTGTAACCTGAATTAATGCAGTTTGATATGGGAATGTCTACTATTCGGTATTTTCCGGCGAAGGGAACAGCCGGTTTTGATCTTTCTTTTGTCAAAGGATATAATCTTGTGCCTTTTCCGCCTCCAAGGATAATTGCAAGTACGCGAATTTCTTTTTCGCCGTTTGACATCTGCCCCTCCTGTTTTATGGCCCTTAATGATTTTACGCCGCCGGTAAAGCTTTGTCTACCGTGTATCTTCCATATAAATTATAAGGCCTAACATCTGAAATTACAAATAAATACTTAAATAATATTTTCGGAATCCCGATAATTAATAAAGAATAACTTTGCGATTTTATTAAATTGTGCGCTATCGCGCACGAATTGCACTCAGTCGAAAATTGAGATTTTCTCCTTCGTGCAATTTTATAGGAAGGTGTAAATGATACGCGGATGGTATATCGGCGCAAGCGGAATGAACGCTCAGCAAAACAGGTTGGATGCTATTTCCAATAATCTTGCGAATGTTGATACGACTGCTTACAAGCGCGACATAACAGCCAGCAAATCTTTTTCGGAATTATTGCTCAGGAGAACCGATGCGGACGGCGTATATCCGACGGTCTTCGGTTCTGCCGACGCGGCTCCAA from Treponema parvum harbors:
- a CDS encoding sulfite exporter TauE/SafE family protein yields the protein MEVVIIAVTLIATLVGSISGIGGGVIIKPVMDAVLDIPVSSISFLSGTTVLAMTVVSIFFKNKNVRLDRPRGTFLALGGGIGGIFGKMLFSAVKLRAGNDSAVGITQNILMIILTGSVFFYVLYKDKIKTYDIKNAFFCVSAGLFLGILSSFLGIGGGPINIMALSLFFSLDSRNAALNSLYIIFFSQIMNLIFSVITGSVPDFSWPLLICMIVCGVAGASAGRQVSKKMDNRAVDRLFMGIMLVIIFISVYNVFRFLKY
- a CDS encoding FAD-dependent oxidoreductase — its product is MKKIAFLKRATAMMLASSLFFVSCGGKFKAGTYTGEGTGMGGKLAVSVTLSDKAIESVEITSHNETPGLSDAARTAIPSAIVAEQRTNVDVVSGSSITSRAIMQATDAALKSAGVNVEKLNAKNTPRNVAKAEDVDMTADVIIVGGGGAGLAAAIAATDEGANVIVVEKTGIFGGNSIVSGGIYNCPDPALQDHADIKSSLNPLVEAALAEKPVSPLHAQVQATVRKQFDAFKKTDKKVFDSPEWFALQTWNGGDKVGDLDHLLVFASQAYPALEWLKSMGMEFANKINSASGSLYMRTHTSVMPNGTGYFKAFEDTLAKRSDKFTALMDTEAKSLIMDGNDVVGVNAVGKAGNKVTLHAKKGVILATGGFAGNVQMRQKYCQTGKWPDLSEKVITTNVASVTGDGIFMAQNAGAELINMEQIQLLPYANPWTGATSDITLTYSASMYINKEGKRFVREDGRRDEMSLAIIAQPDGLMYQLFSADTVPDPAKGKTLGGKSVAYFLDNHLAGYVSGATLADLAKTLNMDAAVLQKTVDDFNTYVDGSAKDPLGRITWTKKLLTGPWYAYPRKPATHHTMGGVNVDNDAHALRSDGTIIKGLYCAGEITGNYHGANRLGGNAIVDFCVNGRKAGANAAKGL
- a CDS encoding ankyrin repeat domain-containing protein; this translates as MEWLIIKSDERIKPDYVSPVEEFLLKREQKFSALCREDVKALHSGKRLKTVFKKFTHVVITDEDFCRLPASDSLLSGMQFFLLGEIAGRNLPLYCVNLPFLTKLDDSILNFTSVKETVDFLDREYAQIEKADIRRVATEELLSKGIPVTPECFASFIVKDKLPVCRLFIKAGVDVNSRDPTGTPMLNVAVRSENKKIVSWLISENADINLCSQDRGYSAVMDAVWKSNEAIIKLLVAQGADLNCLSKDGQSILVLAVGIGKENICRILAEGGADPDIKDSMGMSAYEYAVLFKNEKIVKVLAPFHKESD
- a CDS encoding UDP-N-acetylglucosamine--N-acetylmuramyl-(pentapeptide) pyrophosphoryl-undecaprenol N-acetylglucosamine transferase, giving the protein MYRVVFTGGGTGGHIYPGIAVADELKLLFEKKTPSEDLEIYWIGNRSGMDRMIVEKSMGPDGKCSITGFYGIPSGKFRRNFSFKNFIDVFKILGGLLASFFILLKLKPDLLFSKGGFVSVPPCICAGIQKIPVYTHECDFTPGLATRINSKSAFRVLLSYTETKRFFSVKAQNKLIVTGNPVRPSFFQADKNRGLDFLGLAQKDLDRPLLLVLGGSSGSKQINDLVAENLLWLTERFIVIHQTGRQLERQIRSVFEPSVDECPSNRTDLAEMHGKCYKPYEFIYTQMPDVIACSDIVLCRAGSNSLWECAVLKKPMVLIPLCGKATRGDQVENASYFEKNGAALTLVGDKADSDHLKKALTIMEDKEKRNSFSAACEKRIAQERPAAFIASLLYNKLINNDIKGKKNV
- a CDS encoding CvpA family protein; its protein translation is MFNAIDVFFVFVLLIFALMAAAKGLIKEFFGKASVICGIAAAVVFYGRLAFYASNYIKNEIISRILSFLVIFIVVYLLIKIIQHLSAKIFSSEIMGGLDHALGFLFGCAEGLAVIAFLIVLMRGQPWIDFRKILSGSFFYNMLADIISGPSKYMQGFFA
- a CDS encoding DNA polymerase III; this translates as MFDNILFQNVVSELKCAVLDNNLPGANLFSGPSSSGKLTCALETARVLSCRSEKRGEWNCTCASCVRHRSLTASDILLTGPRDCCLEISAAKKTFLDAVNSNAKFIRAAHYLFIRSIKKLTLRFDPVLWDGDDKISKIAVLTSSINEGLEEIDVSRTLPPEKELVKICNDLEKQCAKLEDEFMYDSIPVLHVRNASSWAHLPSNSGKKIIIIENADRMLEGVRNALLKILEEPPADTVFILTTTRRSAVMPTILSRVRTYSFNDRTVEQQAEVISRIFHSPQTLNADPVHSDRLSSASSGLSSSVRPCASPSYSAGGAGIGSVCGIGGVSIEQFLYEFLPVPPASIKESAKTFMKAVSRSKIPDVQAVCKACGNFSLKTVLKMFLQQCLNFTRPLFKSAAGSEAAKEISESLHKCMNNVLSYNQSPQGALEQLVRELLKITAVRPGILPCMDL